A window of Sebastes umbrosus isolate fSebUmb1 chromosome 3, fSebUmb1.pri, whole genome shotgun sequence contains these coding sequences:
- the sfrp2 gene encoding secreted frizzled-related protein 2, producing the protein MKAFISTVTVLWVMTIPCMEAIHGLYNFGQHELFYKKNNCKAIPANLLLCHDIEYTEMRLPNLLGHETMNEVLQQASSWIPLVQKQCHPDTRKFLCSLFAPVCLDDLDEPIQPCRSLCESVKSGCAPVMSAFGFPWPKMLDCDLFPLDNDLCIPPAGVDNFAPVTKEVPRVCDACKETDENDNEIVDNLCKNDFALKIKVKEISYINGDTKIVPENKSKTIYKLNGVTERDLRKTVLWLKDGLQCICEEMNDIHAAYLVMGQKMDGHLVITSLKRWQKGQREFKRISRSIRKLQC; encoded by the exons ATGAAGGCCTTTATTTCAACAGTGACAGTGCTGTGGGTGATGACAATACCCTGCATGGAAGCCATCCACGGATTGTACAATTTCGGCCAGCATGAATTATTCTACAAAAAGAACAACTGCAAGGCGATTCCTGCAAACCTGCTCCTGTGCCACGACATCGAGTACACAGAGATGCGTCTTCCTAACCTTCTCGGACACGAAACCATGAATGAGGTTCTGCAGCAGGCTTCGTCTTGGATCCCTCTGGTGCAGAAGCAGTGCCACCCGGACACGAGGAagttcctctgctctctcttcgcTCCAGTGTGTCTGGATGATCTGGACGAGCCCATACAGCCGTGCAGGTCTCTGTGCGAGAGCGTGAAGAGCGGCTGCGCTCCAGTGATGTCTGCTTTCGGCTTCCCATGGCCAAAGATGTTGGACTGTGACCTCTTCCCTCTGGACAACGACCTGTGCATACCACCTGCAGGCGTCGACAACTTTGCACCAGTCACCAAAGAAG TGCCCAGGGTGTGCGATGCTTGCAAGGAAACAGATGAAAATGACAACGAAATTGTTGACAACCTTTGTAAGAATGACTTTG CCCTGAAGATCAAAGTTAAGGAGATCTCCTACATCAACGGAGACACCAAGATCGTGCCGGAGAACAAGAGCAAGACCATTTACAAGCTGAACGGCGTGACGGAGCGTGACCTGAGGAAGACGGTGCTCTGGCTGAAGGACGGCCTGCAGTGCATCTGCGAGGAGATGAACGACATCCACGCCGCCTACCTGGTCATGGGCCAGAAGATGGACGGCCATCTGGTCATCACCTCGCTGAAGCGCTGGCAGAAGGGACAGAGAGAGTTTAAGAGGATTTCCCGCAGTATCCGCAAGCTGCAGTGCTAG